In the Oscillospiraceae bacterium genome, CACGTAGACCAGGCCGGACAGGGCGACCGCAGCGCAGGCGTAGGGCAGATTCTCGGGGTTGGCACCGCCGTTGGTGACAATGGTGAAGCCGCCCAGGTAGGCAAAGCTGGAACCCAGGAACGCGGGCACCTTGCCCTTGCACAGAAAGTGGAACAGCAGCGTGCCCAGACCTGCGCAAAGCAGCGTGGTGCTGACGCTCAGGCCCGTCAGCAGCGGGACCAGCACCGTTGCGCCAAACATGGCAAACATGTGTTGGGTGCCCAAAATCAGCAGTTTGGGCGTGCCCAGGGATTTGGCATCGTAAATGCCTTTGGAGTAATCGATCTTTTCGCTCATGACATCCTCCTGTCAGTTGGCGGCGCTGCGGGTCCTGCCGCGGGGCGGACGCAGCGCACAAAGGCCGCAAAAAAAGGGAACAGCTGTGTGTTTAACAACTGCTCCCTCGCTTTCCTATATAGTATAGCGGGTTTTGCGGGGAATTGCAAGATGGAAGAGGGAATTTGGTGAAATTTGGTGCGGACGGCCCGCCGGGGCAATTGTGGCGGGCCGGGGGATGTGGTATAATAAGGCGGCAATTTTTGGGGCCGCGGGAATACAGGGGGCGATGCCTGCATCGCTCCGCCATCAGGCAGGCGGCCGGCGGGCCGATGACGAGCATCGGCCCCTACATGTGTGATGTGGCTTGATTATAGGAGGATACCATGATACAAGTTGGATGCAAAGGGCATGCGGCGCTGCGGGTGACCACCGAGAACACCGCCCGGGCGATGGGCAGCGGCGAGCTGCCGGTGCTGGCGACCCCCGCCGTGGCGGCGCTGGTGGAAAAGACCTGCTGGCAGGCCATCGCGCCAGAACTGGAGCTGGGCATGACCACCGTAGGCACTAGTTTGCAGCTGGCCCACACCGCGCCGACGCCCATCGGGATGGTGGTGCAGTGCGATTGCGAGGTTTTGGAAGTGACCGACCGCCGGGTGCGTTTTGGGTTCCGCGTGTATGATGATGTGACCGAGGTGGCCGGCGGGGAACATGAACGGTACCTTGTGGATGCCGAACGGTTTTTGAAAAAAGCCGAGAGTAAAATTTGATTGTTTTGTTTTAGTTTGTTTTAGTATGTTGCTATGCGGGCGTCACCACCATGCGGTGACACCCTTTTATCATGGGTTGCATCCGTTAAGGCAAGAGCGCGGCCGCGGCATAAGAACATGGATCAATAAATCGCGTCTTCCCGCCAGTGGGCCAGGCGGTGGACGGTGTCTTCGGATTCAACGAAGCCGTCTTTATCATCGGCGTGGGCATCGGGGGCGTAGGATCGCATCACGCCGGGGGAACGGCCCTGCAGGTATTCTTTGGCCTGTTTTTGGCGGCAGGGGACGGTGTGGGTTAATGTTTCCTCGGAGATAATATGCTTCTTTTTCATCGTGATTGCTCCTTTCACGGGCAGGCCGATGACGAGCATCGGCCCCTACGGTGGGGGATACTTTCCATAAAGTAAGTGTTCCCGCAATTCCACTGGCCATCCCCGCCAAAATATGGTATACTGTTTCCTATGCCAAACAAAGGAGCGAACCAAATGGAAGTCACGATCAATCAGGTCATCCTGCACCTGCTGGACCCCGGCGCGTCGGAGCCGATGCTGTCCGACCGGCCCATGGAGATGGATGCCGACCTATTTGAATATTTCACCGCCGTGCTGGAGAAGGCTTTCGCCAGCGACGAGGTCAAAAACTGCCGGTTCCTGCCGGACTCTGCCTTTGCTGCCGAGATGGCCCACAACAACGATTTTGTCGATATTTCGCGCAGAATTGCGGGCGTCATCTTTGAGCAGATGCTGCAGTATCCCACCATCCCGGCGGGCGATCTGGCCGTGGTGGATTTTAACTACGGCGCGGTGCCCCACTACGGCGTGCTGAAGCTGAACTACCGCCCCGGCTACACCCACAACACCCAGGTACTGGGCAACGGGCAGGTCAGCAGCATGGTGCCCCAGCGCACGCTGCTGCCCGGCACCCCCAAGGCCGACGAAGCCGCGCTGATCGACCGCGCCAACGGCGTGGTGCGGTTGATCGAGAAGAAGTACACCATCGACGACAAGAAGGATTTTTACCTGTCTACGCGGGTTTTTGGCTGCACCGAGGCCATGCAGGAGAAGGCCAAGCTGAAGGCCGTCTGCGAGACCGCCGTGGCCGCCGTGAAGGAAGCCTACCCCGAGACCGACGACCTGGACGATGTGCCCCCCTTTGACGGCGGCACCGAGACCGCTGTGGAGCTGCTGGTGCGCAACCAGGCCGTGGACAACCAGATCGCCGTCGAGGATGTGCGCAGCCGCATCCGGGAGAATTTCCCCCTGGCAGCGCCGAAATTTGAGGAGGCTCTGGCCGAGACCGGCGTGCGGGAAGACGACCGCATGACCGTAAGCCCCGCCCGCATACGCAAGCTGGAAAGCCGCAGCTTTAAAACCGAATCCGGTATCGAGATCAAAATTCCGGCAGAGTTATGCAGTTCCGACGATGCCGTCGAGTTTATCCACAGTGCCACCGGCGGGTTGAGTTTGCTTATCAAAGACGTGCTGGTGTAAATTTTGCATAGGAAAAGGGAGTCTCCCGTGGATGGGAGGCTCCCTTTTTTATTGGAAATTTAAGAGATAAAGGATGAGAAAAGCGGGCAGAGGATGGCGGTCATGACGCCGGCGACGGCGACGGCCAGGCCGCTCATGGCGCCTTCGACTTCGCCCATCTGGAGGGCTTTGCTGGTGCCGACGGCGTGGGCTGCGGTGCCGATGCCGATGCCCCGGGCGATGGGGTGGGTGATGTGGCAGAGCTTGCAGACCGTCTCGGCCATGAGGGCACCCAGGATGCCGGTGAGGATGACGATGGCGCCGGTCAGGGCTGCGATGCCGCCCAGCTCCTTGCTGACATCCATGCTGATGGCTGTGGTGACCGACTTCGGCAGCAGGGTGATGTACTGGCTGTGGTCCAGCCTCAGCAGCAGGGACAGCACCAGAACACTGCCCAGGCTGGCCAGTGTGCCTGCCAAAATACCCATGACGATGGCAAGTACATTTTTGCGCAGCAGGTCCCATTTTTCGTACAGGGGGACCGCCAAGCTGACCGTGGCCGGCAGCAGCAGGTAATTGACTGGCGAGGCGCTGGCCTTGTAGGACGCGTAGGGGATGCCGCAGACGCTTAAAAACACGATGACAAACACCGTGCCCAGCAGCAGCGGGTTGAAAACAGCTTTACCCGTTTTGTGGTTGATGAGGGTACCCAGGGCAAACGCTGCCAGCGTGAGCAGCACGCCCCAGGTGGCTGAGGTGGACAGAAAATCATTGAGCATCGTCATTTGCTAATTCCTCCTCCAGTTCGGGCTCGGCCTTGGCGAACCGCTGGGTGACACGGCCCGCCGTGGCCATGACCAGGAAAGTGACCGGCACCAGCGCGATGAGCACCGGCAGCAGCATGGCGTGAAGCTCCGCCCACAGGTCCATGACGCCTGCGGCGGCGGGGACGAACAGCAGCGGGAAGATGCCGATGAGGAACAGCGCCGCCGTGCGCACCTGTTCCAATTTGACCCACCCCAGTTTGAGGGCGGCCAGCAAAAGCAGCAGGCCGTAGACGCTGGCCGGGATGGGGAGGGGCAGGAAGTTATAGCAGAGCTCGCCGGCGAAGCAGAATACCATAATGCGGAGAAATTGGAAAATAAGGTCCATTGTAGATTACCTTCTTTGTGTGGAGATGAATGGGGGATCATCGGGAAAAATGGGCGCACAAAAGCCGCCATCGGGTGTTTGGAGGAAGTGAGTCCCGACAGCGGCAGTGGATAATTTATTTGTGAGGAACTTAATAAGCAGAGAACGAGAAGGCGCGAAGTAGAGGCCGCGCTAACAAAAGCTAAGTAGAGGTTTATTCAGCGGCGGCGGGCTGGTCGGGGCGGACCATCTCGCGGACGGCGGAGACGATGTTTTCTGCCGTCAGGCCGTAGTCACGCAGGACTTCGGCGGCGGGGCCGGAGTGACCGAACTGGTCCATGACGCCGATGCGGCGCACGGGGACGGGCAGCTTTTCGGCCACGACAGAGCAGACAGCCTCGCCCAGGCCGCCGATGATGCTGTGCTCTTCCACCGTGATGATGCGGCGGCACTCGCGGGCGGCGGTGAGGATGATGTCCTCGTCGATGGGCTTGATGGTGGGCATGTTGATGACCCGGATGGCGATGCCCTGGCGCTTGGCCAGCACGGCGGCGCGCAGTGCCTCGGGGACCATCAGGCCGGTGGCGATGACCGCGATATCGTAGCCGTCGGTGAGCTTTTCGCCCTTGCCGATCTGGAACTGATAGGTCGCAGGATCGTGGAAAACCGGCGTGGCCAGGCGGCTAAAGCGCAGGTAGACGGGGCCGTTGTAATCGTAGGCGGCGATGACTGCGGCGCGGGCCTCGACGTCATCGGCCGGGCTGAGGATGACCATGCCCGGAATGGAGCGCATGAGGGCGATGTCCTCGCAGCACTGGTGGGAGGCGCCGTCCTCACCGACAGACAGGCCGGCGTGGGTGGCAGCGATCTTGACATTCAGGTGGGGGTAGCCGATGGAGTTGCGGATCTGCTCGAAGCCGCGGCCCGCCACGAACATGGCAAAGCTGGACACGAACGGCACGTAACCCATGGTGGACATGCCAGCGGCTACGCCGACCATGTTCT is a window encoding:
- a CDS encoding thioesterase translates to MIQVGCKGHAALRVTTENTARAMGSGELPVLATPAVAALVEKTCWQAIAPELELGMTTVGTSLQLAHTAPTPIGMVVQCDCEVLEVTDRRVRFGFRVYDDVTEVAGGEHERYLVDAERFLKKAESKI
- a CDS encoding nucleoid-associated protein, with amino-acid sequence MEVTINQVILHLLDPGASEPMLSDRPMEMDADLFEYFTAVLEKAFASDEVKNCRFLPDSAFAAEMAHNNDFVDISRRIAGVIFEQMLQYPTIPAGDLAVVDFNYGAVPHYGVLKLNYRPGYTHNTQVLGNGQVSSMVPQRTLLPGTPKADEAALIDRANGVVRLIEKKYTIDDKKDFYLSTRVFGCTEAMQEKAKLKAVCETAVAAVKEAYPETDDLDDVPPFDGGTETAVELLVRNQAVDNQIAVEDVRSRIRENFPLAAPKFEEALAETGVREDDRMTVSPARIRKLESRSFKTESGIEIKIPAELCSSDDAVEFIHSATGGLSLLIKDVLV
- a CDS encoding LrgB family protein, whose amino-acid sequence is MTMLNDFLSTSATWGVLLTLAAFALGTLINHKTGKAVFNPLLLGTVFVIVFLSVCGIPYASYKASASPVNYLLLPATVSLAVPLYEKWDLLRKNVLAIVMGILAGTLASLGSVLVLSLLLRLDHSQYITLLPKSVTTAISMDVSKELGGIAALTGAIVILTGILGALMAETVCKLCHITHPIARGIGIGTAAHAVGTSKALQMGEVEGAMSGLAVAVAGVMTAILCPLFSSFIS
- a CDS encoding CidA/LrgA family protein, coding for MDLIFQFLRIMVFCFAGELCYNFLPLPIPASVYGLLLLLAALKLGWVKLEQVRTAALFLIGIFPLLFVPAAAGVMDLWAELHAMLLPVLIALVPVTFLVMATAGRVTQRFAKAEPELEEELANDDAQ
- a CDS encoding transketolase family protein, with translation MADMKKIATRVSYGNTLVELARQGADNLVVFDADLAAATKTEIFRKEFPDRHFDCGIAEQNMVGVAAGMSTMGYVPFVSSFAMFVAGRGFEQIRNSIGYPHLNVKIAATHAGLSVGEDGASHQCCEDIALMRSIPGMVILSPADDVEARAAVIAAYDYNGPVYLRFSRLATPVFHDPATYQFQIGKGEKLTDGYDIAVIATGLMVPEALRAAVLAKRQGIAIRVINMPTIKPIDEDIILTAARECRRIITVEEHSIIGGLGEAVCSVVAEKLPVPVRRIGVMDQFGHSGPAAEVLRDYGLTAENIVSAVREMVRPDQPAAAE